The following are encoded in a window of Paenibacillus polymyxa genomic DNA:
- a CDS encoding saccharopine dehydrogenase family protein — MTKDNIITIGGYGHVGKIICTELSEMFPGKVFAAGRSLERATEFSRQSNGEIRPLQLNIHEPMDPSILEQAKLVIMCLDQDNTALVRACLQHGVHYMDITANAAFLSQVEQCHQEARAYQATALLSVGLAPGLTNLLALQATQLMDQTDEMNISLMLGLGDQHGQAAIEWTVDQIHADLEVIEQGRLVTRKSFTDGIVADFGAGVGRHRAYRFPFSDQQTLPRTLKVPTVSTRLCFDSRLTTRLLAGLRTIGVSGLLRQQTVRDAVVRSFGKVHIGGNAVAVKVDAQGTLNGKETKVECRLRSHHQSDLTAKATVFAALALYRSELPYGVFHMEQVFSWNRMQAWLGQQVAVDIQVNGQQV; from the coding sequence ATGACAAAGGATAACATCATCACCATTGGCGGGTATGGCCATGTTGGAAAAATTATATGCACGGAGTTAAGTGAAATGTTTCCCGGCAAGGTATTTGCCGCAGGTCGTAGTCTGGAGCGGGCCACTGAATTTAGTAGACAATCGAATGGTGAGATACGGCCCTTGCAGCTAAATATTCATGAGCCGATGGACCCGTCGATATTAGAGCAAGCTAAATTGGTTATCATGTGTCTGGATCAGGACAATACGGCCTTGGTACGTGCCTGTCTACAACATGGGGTACATTATATGGATATTACAGCGAATGCGGCCTTTTTGAGTCAGGTGGAGCAGTGTCATCAAGAGGCCCGAGCTTATCAGGCCACAGCCCTGTTAAGTGTAGGATTAGCTCCGGGGCTGACCAATTTGTTAGCACTGCAAGCGACGCAGCTCATGGATCAGACAGATGAGATGAACATATCTTTGATGCTAGGCTTGGGAGATCAACACGGTCAGGCTGCCATTGAGTGGACAGTAGATCAGATTCATGCCGATTTGGAGGTTATAGAACAGGGACGCCTGGTGACTCGAAAAAGCTTTACCGACGGCATAGTGGCAGACTTTGGTGCAGGAGTGGGGCGCCATCGGGCGTATCGATTTCCTTTTTCGGATCAGCAGACACTTCCTCGTACGCTCAAAGTTCCTACCGTTAGCACACGCCTTTGCTTTGATTCGCGCTTGACCACCCGGCTTCTGGCAGGGCTTCGAACGATAGGAGTATCAGGTTTACTCCGACAGCAAACCGTGCGTGATGCGGTGGTTCGCAGCTTTGGCAAGGTACATATAGGAGGGAATGCTGTAGCGGTCAAGGTAGATGCTCAAGGAACTCTCAATGGCAAAGAGACGAAGGTTGAATGCCGGCTAAGGAGCCACCATCAGTCTGATTTAACCGCTAAGGCAACCGTCTTTGCAGCGCTCGCCCTGTACCGTTCAGAACTTCCATATGGTGTATTTCACATGGAGCAGGTTTTTTCGTGGAATCGCATGCAGGCTTGGTTGGGGCAGCAAGTAGCCGTAGATATTCAGGTGAACGGACAGCAAGTATAG